CGCTTCGCGTACGGCCCGCTCGTTGTCGGCGGTGACCAGGGGTGTCGGGCCGGCGGCGGGTCCGTTGTGCAGGTACACGGCGGGCACGCCGGCCGTCCTGGCGAGCGCGGCCACGTCGTCGTCCGCCTCGGCGGAGGCGATGACCAGCCCGTCGACGCGGGCGTCGAGGAACCGCTCGACGAGATGGCGCTGGCGCTCGCCGGAGTAGCCCGCGTTGCCGATGAGCATGAGCCGCCCGTGCCCGGCGAGCGCCTGCTCGACATGCCCGGCCAGCGCGCCGAAGTACGGGTTGAGGGCGTCGGCCAGCACCAGGCCCACCACCCCGGTGATGCGCGAGCGCAGCGCGCGGGCGATGCGGTTGGGCCGGTAGCCGAGCTCCCGCGCGGCGGCCAGCACGCGCTCGCGGGTCGCGGCGGCCACCGGGCGCGGGCCGTCGTTCATGACGTAGCTGACGACCGCCGTCGAGGTGCCGGCCCGGCGGGCCACGTCGGCCACGGTGATCTGCCTGCTCATGGGCTTTACATTCTCGCATCTCATCGATTAGATAAGCCATCTCCCGATCTAATCGATTAGACGAGGTTCAGGTTGCCCCGACTCCCCCTGCTCATCGACACCGACACCGGCTCCGACGACGCGGTGGCCCTGCTGCTGGCCGTCAGCGGCGGCGACGTCCGCGCCGTGACCACCGTGGCGGGCAACGTGCCGCTGCCCACGGCCACCCGCAACGCCCTGATCACGCTGGAGCTGGCCGGGCACTCCGGCATCCCCGTCCACCCCGGCTGCGACCGGCCGATGACCCGCCCGCCGTCCACCGCCCAGCACGTGCACGGGCCCGACGGCATGGGCGACACCGGCCTGCCGGACCCGGCGGGCCGTCCCGCCGACGGCCACGCGGTGGACGTCCTGCTGACGCTGCCCCGCTCCCGCCCGGGCGAGCTGACGCTCGTCACCCTGGGCCCGCTCACCAACCTGGCCGCCGCCCTGCTCCGCGACCGCGAGCTGCTGACCCGCTTCCGCCACGTCTACTGCATGGCGGGCGCGGCCGACCTGTGCGGCAACGTCTCGCCCACCGCCGAGTACAACGTGTGGGCCGACCCCGAGGCCGCCGCCGTGGTGCTGCGGGCGGCCACGCCCGGCCGCGTCACCTGGATCGGCTGGGACGTCTCGCGCAGGTACGCCGTCATGACCCCCGGCGACCAGCGCCGGCTGGAAGCCCTCGGCACTCCCCTGGCCGCCTTCGCCCACCGGATCAACCGCGCCGTCGCCGACTGGGCCCGTGACGTCACCGGCCTGGCCGGCTACAACCTCCCCGACCCCGTCGCCATGGCCGTGGCCCTGCACCCCGAGCTGGTCCTCGGCAGTGAGCGCGCCCACGTGGCCGTGGCCCTCGGCGACGAGACCCGCGGCCAGCTCGTCATCGACCGCCGGCGCGCGGCGCCGCCGCCCAACCTGACCCTGGTACGCCAGGTGGACGAGCCGGGCTTCAAGCGCCTGCTCCTCGACGCCCTCACCCCCGCCTGCCTGACGGAAGGACCCGCATGACCGGCCGCCACGACCTGCACTGCCACCTCGACGGCTCCGTCCGCCCCGGCACGGTCGCCGACCTGGCGCGCGAGCAGGGCATCCCCCTCGACCGTCCCGTGACGGAGCTGGTCATCGCGCCCGCCGACTGCGGCAGCCTGACCCGCTACCTCACCTACCTCGACCTGCCGCTGCGGGTCCTGCAGACGCCCGAGGCGCTGCGCCGGGCGGCGCGCGAGCTGGTCGAGGACTGGAGCGCCGACGGCGTCGTCCACGGCGAGGCGCGGTTCGCGCCGCAACTGCACGGGCGGCAGGGCATGACGCTGGACGAGGCGGTGTCGGCGGTCGCCTCCGGGCTGGCGGAGGGGCGGGCCGCGACGGGCGTGCGTACGGCGCTGCTGCTGTGCTGCCTGCGCCACCAGTCGCCGGAGGAGAGCCTGGCCGTGGCCGAGACCGCCGTCCGGCGCCGCGACGTGGTGGACGGGCTGGACCTGGCGGGTGACGAGCGCCTGTATCCGGGGGCGCCGCACCGGCCCGCCTTCGACCTGGCGCACGGGGCGGGGCTGCCGTGCACCGTCCACGCGGGCGAGGCGGCCGGGCCCGAGAGCGTGTGGGAGGCGATCGACGTGCTCGGCGCCCGCCGGATCGGGCACGGGGTGCGTAGCGCCGGGGACGGCGCGCTGCTCGAACGCCTGCGCCGGGACCGGATCACGCTGGAGATGTGCCCTGTCAGCAACGTGCAGACCGGGGCCGTGCCCGCGCCGGCCGGGCATCCCGCCACCCGGTTGCTGGCGGCGGGGCTGGCCGTCACGATCGGCACCGACGCGCGCACCACGTCGGCGACCTCGCTGGCGCGCGAGTTCGCCGTCCTGCGCGAGTCGGCCGGCTGGACGGCCGAGCAGGAGCGGCTCGCCCAGGAGCACGCCGGCGCCGGCGCCTTCGGCAACCGCCCCGCCGACGCACCCTGACCAGGCAGCGCCCAGCAACGCGCGGCGGCGAGCGGCGGCGGCGAGCGGCGGCGGCGAGCGGCGGCGGCGAGCGGCGGCGGCGAGCGGCGGCGGCGAGCGGCGGTGGCGAGCGGCGGTGGCGAGCGGGGAGCGGCGATCAGTTCGAGCGCGGCGGCCTCACCGCCCCAGATCCGCGCGCCGCCGGAAGACGCCGTAGAGCCCGCCCGCCAGCGAGATCCCCATGATGGCGATCAGCCGGATCAGGTCGGAGCCGCCGGAGACGACCAGCTCGCCGGGCGGGTGGATGAGGAAGCCGGTGGCCAGCGTCCAGGCCAGGACCCCCGTCACGGCGGCGGCCCACAGATCGGCCGCCACCACGGCGTACAGGCACGCGGCCAGCCCCATGACGGCGAACCGCGCCTCGACCTGGGTGTCGGGGACCAGCAGGGCGGTGATCGCGCACGCGGCGACCGTCACGAAGAACCCGACCCCGATGAGGAGTTCGGTGGGGCGCCGGCCGGCGGACTTGGGGCTGCGGAGGAACATAAGTCCCCATTCAAGGGTGGGACGGGGGTTCGAGCAACCGCGGGGAGGCCGGGAGCCCGCGGCCCGGCCTCCCCAGGGGGTCACTGGAAGGTGAGGGAATCGATGGTGACGGTGCTGTTGCCGCCGTACCAGAAGCCCATCGCGAGCTGCCCGGGAGCCGAGCGGCTGATCCCGTTGGCCGCCAGCGGGATGCGGATGTCCTGGTAGGCGGTGGTGATGGCCGGGTGGCCGCCGCCGTCGAGCGTGAAGTCGCCGAAGACCTTGGTGGTGCCGCCGAGGCCGAGGCTGAAGTGGCTCTGCTCGCCCCCTGCCGCGCCCTTGATCCGGACGACGAGATGGGTGTACGCGGACAGGTCGGTGTGCACGTCGCTGCCGAACCAGCCGCAGTTGGCGTAACGCAGGGCCAGCGCCCCGCCGGACACGACGCCCGAGCCACCGCCGTTGCCGAAGCAGTTGCCGCCGGTCCACTTGCCCAGGTCGTTGCGGGCGGCCGACGGGTAGGCCGGGTTGCCGTCGAAGTCGTCCAGGACCAAGCCCGTGGTGGAGGACGGGAGGGTGGTGACGGTGACGGGCGCGGAGGCGGCGGAGGTGTTGCCCGCCGCGTCGTGCGCCTTCACGGTGTAGGTGTAGGCGGTCGCCGGGCTCAGCCCGGTGTCGGTGAACGAGGTCGTCGCCGTGGTACCGACCTCGGTGGAGCCGCGGTGGACGCGGTAACCGGCCACGCCCACGTTGTCGGTGGCGGCCGTCCAGGACAGGGTGACCGAGCCGGAGGTGCGGGACGGCGACGTCAGCCCGGTCGGCGCGGCCGGCGGCGTGGTGTCCGTGCCGCCGCCTGAGCCGACGGTGACCTGGCCGAGCGTGAGCCAGCCGTCGGCGCCCTGGGTGGCGTTGGCGAAGCGCAGCTTCTTGGCGTTCGCGGAGACGGTCTCCAGCGGGCTCCGCACCCGCATCACCCACTGGTAGCCGCCGTTGGGCACGCCGGAGAGGTTCACGCCGGTCTGGAAGTACTGCGGGTAGCCGTAGTCGCGGTAGGCCGGGTCCTGGCCGACGCCCCAGTCGGGGAACGCGCGGATCTTGAGCGGCATGACCGTGCGCAGGTCCCACGGCGTGTCGAAGGTCTTGACCACGGTCCCGGCGCTGTCGCGCAGGCCGAGGGTGACCGTCCACGGGTAGTAGAACGGCGCCACGCCGTGGTTGCTGATCCGCACGCCGACGTTCGTGGCGCCGCTCGCGGTGTTCTTGAAGTAGGCGTTGTCGACGGTGAGGTCGTAGCCCATGAGCCGGACGGCGGCGGCCACGTCGGGGTCGTCGGCCGCGTAGCCCTGGCTCTGCTCGTTGATCTTCCAGGTGGTGTGCTCCAGCTCGATGCACGCCTTCATGTTGTCCACCTGCCCGGAGCCGCCGGGCCAGGACGCGAACGCCGAGGTCTGGATCTCGGGCCGCACCTCGCCGCCCATCGACGAGGTGATCCACTTGTTCTCGGCGCCCACGTTGAGCGCCCGCTGCAACTGGGCCCAGCCGGCCCCGCCGAGCGACTGCGGCAGCGTGACGCCTGCCAGCGGCGAGCCTTCCCTGAAGCAGAAGGAGTCGTCGTGGTAGCCGAGGTCCAGGCCGGTCGCCGCGCCGCCCGCCGAGTCGGGGTAGCGCAGCTCCAGCTTGGTCTCGTCGAAGGCGGCGTCGTAGGCCCGCAGGAGCTGCGCGGCGTGCGCGTCCGTCGGCATGTGGTTCGGGTAGCTGTCGCCGCTGGTGTCGGTGTCGTACGGCCAGGTGTGCCACTCGCCCCAGAGCCCGATCAGGCCCAGGTGGATGAAGCCGATGCGCGGGTCGCCGTCGTAGCGGGCGCCGAAGGCGGCGATGAAGTCGTCCAGCGCGTCGAGCAGGTAGGGGTTGTCGTAGTCGGGGCTGGTGGTCCCCCACCGGGTGTTGGTCCGGTACGGGACGTGCCCGTCGAAGCAGCGCGGGATGGCGTTGGCGGGGTGGGTGCCGCTGCCGTCCGGATACTCCATGTAGAAGCGCACCGCGGCCTGGTTGCCGTACGAGGCGATCTCGTTCAGCGCGCTGTCGAGGATCGACCAGTTGATCTTCGAGCAGTCGGCCGGGTCGGTCATCACCTCGGACAGGCCGAAGTAGCTCCAGGTCAGGGAGTGCGGGTAGCCGGTGTTCTGGTCGCTGCCCGGCCAGTAGAAGCGGGCGAAGCCCTTGAGCGGGTTGTCCAGTGGCGCGGGCGCCGCGGCCAGCGGATGCGCCTGGAGGGACGGGTCGGGCGAGGCGGGGGCCGCCGGCCGGGGCGGGACCCCGCCGGGGACCGGCGCGAGCGCCCACGCCTGGGCGGCGGGGAGCAGGGCGGCCGCGACGGCGGTCAGGGCGGCTAACACGACCTGGCGAAACCGCCGGGACGGCCGGACAGGGACAGGCATGGGTGACAGACCTCCGTGATACGTGGCAGCAGGCGAGCCGCCGGGGCTCGCCACATGGGGGTTGACGTGGGACGGAAGGGCTCGGAAGCGCTGTCGCGCGCTCGCCGACTTATGCGGAGCTATTGACAAACTTCCGCTGCCCCACATCATTATTCGGGAGTCACTCCGTGACAAGAGGGCAATCTCACCGAGCGCCGAGGACGATGATGAGAACGATGCGGGCCGAGGAACGGTCGCAGGCCGCCGAGCCGCCGGACGACACCGGCGCCGCCCGGCGAAGACGGGCCCGGCCGCGTGACGACCGCCGGGCGGCCTGGCTCTTCCTGATCCCGGCGCTCGCCGGTTTCGTGATCTTCTACGGCTACCCCACCGTGCGCGGGCTCTGGTACTCGCTGACGGACTACAACCTGCTCAGCGAGCCCGCGTTCGTCGGCGGCGAGAACTACGCCCAGCTCGTGCGCGACCCGCAGTTCTGGCACTCGCTCGGGGTCACCGTCTACTACGTCGTGGTCAACATCGGCTCGCAGCTGCTGCTCGGGCTGCTCCTGGCCGCGCTCATGCACCGCCTCACCCGGTCGGTGGCGCTGCGCGCGATGCTGCTGCTGCCGTGGCTGGTGCCGAACGTCACCGTCGCCCTGCTGTGGGTCTGGCTGCTCGACGCCGACCTCGGCTTCGTCAACCACCTGCTGAAGGCGCTCGGCTTCGGCACGGTCGGCTTCCTCGTCTCACCCGACTGGGCCCTGCCGACGATCGGCCTGGTCAACACCTGGGCCTACACCGGCTACACCGCGCTGCTGCTCTACGCGGGCATGCTGCAGATCCCGCCGCACCTGTACGAGAGCGCCGCCCTCGACGGCGCCGGCGAGCTGCGCATGTTCCGCTCGGTCACGCTGCCGATGCTGCGGCCCGTCCTGGCCCTGGTGCTGGTCGTGTCGCTGATCGGATCGTTCCAGATCTTCGACACCGTGGCCGTGGCGGCGGGCGGCCGGGGGGCGAGCAGCGCGATCAGGGTCATCTACTACTTCATCTACCAGCACGCCTTCCAGTACTTCCACATGGGTTACGCCTCGGCGGCGGCGCTGATGCTCGCGCTCGTCCTCGGCGTGCTCACGGTCGTGCAGTTGCGGCTGCTGCGGGCGTCCAGCTCGGATCTGGCCTGAGGAGGCGACACGATGCGGCGCATGCCCACGCTCGGCAGGCTGCCTGCCTGGGCCGTCCTGATCGGAGCCCTGGTGCTCACGATCTTCCCCTTCTACTGGATGGTCCGCACGGCCCTCACCCCGGCCGCCGACCTCTACGCCGACAGCGGCTCCCTGTTCCCGAGCAACCCGACCCTGGTGAACTTCCAGCGCATCCTCGGGCTCACCAGCCAGGAGGAGGCGCGCGCGGCGGGCGGCTCGGGCGCGCGGATCGACTTCGCCCGCTACCTGCTCAACTCGGTCGTCTACAGCGGCCTGATCGCGACGCTGCAGACGTTCTTCTGCGCGATGGCCGGGTACGCGTTCGCCCGGCTCCGCTTCCCCGGCCGCGAGCTGGTCTTCGGCATCGTGATCGCCGCGCTCATGGTGCCGCCGATCTTCACGCTGCTGCCCAACTTCGTGCTGGTGAAGAACCTCGACTGGGTCAACACCTTCGCCGGGATGGTGGCCCCGTCGATCCTGATGACCCCGTTCGCGGTCTTCTTCCTGCGGCAGTTCTTCCTGTCCATCCCGCGCGACGTGGAGGAGGCGGCCCGGCTCGACGGCAACGGCGCGTGGGGCGTGTTCTGGCGCATCGTGCTGCCGATGAGCCGGGGGCCGCTGATCACCATCGGGCTGACCACCACGGTGTGGGCCTGGAAGGACTACCTGTGGCCGCTGCTGGTCGGGCGCGAGGAGGAGACGCGCGTCCTGACCGTCGCGCTCGGCGTCTTCCTCCAGCAGTCGCCCAACACCCGCCCCGACTGGACCGGCCTGATGGCCGGCTCGACCCTCTCGGTGCTGCCGGTCCTGATCCTGCTGATCTTCCTCGGCCGGCGGCTGGTCCAGTCGCTCAACTTCTCCGGAATCAGATAACCCCCCTGAAAGAGGCATCATGAACACCACCAAGCGGGCCGGCCTGGCGCTGCTGTCGCTGGCGCTGGCCGGCACGCTCGCCGCCTGCGGCTCCGGCGGCGGCGAGTCGCAGGGCGCGGCGGCCGGCGGCAAGGTCACCCTCGACTACTGGCTCTGGGACGACAGGCAGCTCCCGGCGTACCAGGCGTGCGCCGACGCCTTCCAGAAGGCCGAGCCGAACATCACCGTCAAGCTCACCCAGACGGCCTGGGCGCAGTACTGGCAGAACCTCACCACCCAGCTCGCCGCCGGCCAGGCCCCGGACGTGTGGACCGACCACGGCTCCTACTACCCGCAGTTCGTCAGCAGCGGCCAGATCCTGGACATCCAGCCGTTCGTGACCCGCGACAAGGTGGACCTGACCCAGTACCAGGAGGGCCTGGCCGACCTGTGGGTCAAGGACGGCAAGCGGTACGGCCTGCCCAAGGACTGGGACACCGTCGCGCTCGTCTACAACACCACGATGCTGGCGGAGCGGAAGGTCAAGCCCGAGGAGATGGCCGGCCTCACCTGGAACCCCACCGACGGTGGCACGCTCCAGCAGGTCATCGCCAAGCTCACGGTGGACGAGAGCGGGCGCGACGGCCTCGACCCGGCCTTCGACAAGAGCAAGGTCAAGGTGTACGGCTTCCTGCCCGAATGGGGCGACGGCGCCCAGGGCCAGAACGGCTGGGGCGACCTGGCCGTGGCCAACGGCTGGACCTACCTGGACAAGAACCCCTGGGGCACCCGGTACCAGTACGACGACCCCAAGCTCGCCCAGGTCATCGACTGGTACAAGCAGCTCATCGACAAGGGATACGCGCCCAAGTTCGACAAGCAGTCCACGCTGGGCAGGGAGGCGGTGCTCAACGCGGGCAAGGGCGCGATGTCCTTCGCCGGGTCGTGGACGATCAACACCTTCCTGGGCTCCGACGCCGACCAGAAGTTCGCGTTCGCCCCGATGCCCCTCGGACCGGCCGGCGTGCGCAAGACCGCCATCAACGGCCTGTCCGACGCGATCTTCGCCGGCACGGAGCACAAGGAGGAGGCCTGGAAGTGGGTGAAGTTCCTCGGCTCCGCCGACTGCCAGAACCTCGTCGGCGACCAGGCCGTCGTCTTCCCCGCGATCAGGACGGCCAGTGAGAAGGCCGCGGCGGCCCACGAGGCCAAGGGGCGTGAGGTGCGGGCCTACCTCGACCCGACCGAGACGCGGGGCGGCACGTTCCTGCTGCCCATCACCGACCACGGCAACGAGATCAGCCAGATCGTCCAGGACGCCATCCAGTCGATCGTCCTCGGCCAGATCGGCACCGCCGAAGGGCTGAAGCAGGCCAACGACCAGGTCAACGCGCTGTTCACCTGATCATCGCACCCAACGGAGAAGGAGCATCATGCCGCTGCTCGTCGAGCTGGCAGGCCGTACCGTAGCCCTTGAGCCGACCGGCTCCGAGCCACCGCAGCAGATCGAGGGCGGGGTCGTCCTGCCGCCCGGCCGGGTGGCCGTGCTGCACGGCCTCGGCGACGCGCTGTTCTACCGGCACGGGCAGAACTCGTGGAGCCCGTGCGGATGGCGGCGGTTGTCCGAGCCGCCGCTGCGCATCGCCGACCCGCGGCGCCGCATCACCGCCGACGACCCCGTCTGGGACGATCCGGCCCGCCACCACTCCTCGGCGGTCGCCGCGCTGCAGGGCGACGACGGGCGGGTCCTGCTGCTCGGCGCGCTCGGCATCGGCACCCCGCGCCTGACGGGCGACCGCGACACGCTCGCCGGCTGGTACGAGGACGACGGGGCGCCCTGGTTCCTGGCCTACGGCGACGAGGAGGAGGTCTTCGGCGCCTACACCCGGGCGCTGGCCGACCGGCTGGGCACCGGCGGGCGGCGCGCGGGCAACGTCTGGTGCAGCTGGTACGCCTACTACGAGGGCATCACCGAGCCGGGCCTGGCCAAGGACATCGACGCGCTGAACGGCCTGCCCTTCGACGTGCTGCAGGTGGACGACGGCTGGGAGGAGATGGTCGGCGACTGGGAGCCGAACGCCAAGTTCCCCTCCGGGATGCGCGCGCTGGCCGACCGGATCGCCGCCGCCGGGATGACGCCGGGCCTGTGGCTGGCCCCGTTCATCGTGCTGCCGGGCTCGCGCACCGCCCGCGAGCGGCCCGAGCTGCTGCTGCGCGACGAGCGGGGCGAGCCGGTGGTCGCGGGCCACAACTGGGGCACCGGCTACTGGGCGCTGGACCTGTCCAAGGCCGAGGCGCTCGACCACGTGGAGCGGCTCGTCCGGCGGGT
The nucleotide sequence above comes from Nonomuraea gerenzanensis. Encoded proteins:
- a CDS encoding LacI family DNA-binding transcriptional regulator; its protein translation is MSRQITVADVARRAGTSTAVVSYVMNDGPRPVAAATRERVLAAARELGYRPNRIARALRSRITGVVGLVLADALNPYFGALAGHVEQALAGHGRLMLIGNAGYSGERQRHLVERFLDARVDGLVIASAEADDDVAALARTAGVPAVYLHNGPAAGPTPLVTADNERAVREAVAHLRAHGHRDVAFLAGPQDTGPVGRRREVWQEATGGRGALLRSAYSRAAADTLIRTLAARDAVPHALIAATDEQAIGVLSGACAAGLPVPRRVAVIGLDGTPDSAHTAPSLTVAGQPLEPMARQAVDLLFDSTATAPSLGAALVTRRSCGCD
- a CDS encoding nucleoside hydrolase, with protein sequence MPRLPLLIDTDTGSDDAVALLLAVSGGDVRAVTTVAGNVPLPTATRNALITLELAGHSGIPVHPGCDRPMTRPPSTAQHVHGPDGMGDTGLPDPAGRPADGHAVDVLLTLPRSRPGELTLVTLGPLTNLAAALLRDRELLTRFRHVYCMAGAADLCGNVSPTAEYNVWADPEAAAVVLRAATPGRVTWIGWDVSRRYAVMTPGDQRRLEALGTPLAAFAHRINRAVADWARDVTGLAGYNLPDPVAMAVALHPELVLGSERAHVAVALGDETRGQLVIDRRRAAPPPNLTLVRQVDEPGFKRLLLDALTPACLTEGPA
- the add gene encoding adenosine deaminase, which gives rise to MTGRHDLHCHLDGSVRPGTVADLAREQGIPLDRPVTELVIAPADCGSLTRYLTYLDLPLRVLQTPEALRRAARELVEDWSADGVVHGEARFAPQLHGRQGMTLDEAVSAVASGLAEGRAATGVRTALLLCCLRHQSPEESLAVAETAVRRRDVVDGLDLAGDERLYPGAPHRPAFDLAHGAGLPCTVHAGEAAGPESVWEAIDVLGARRIGHGVRSAGDGALLERLRRDRITLEMCPVSNVQTGAVPAPAGHPATRLLAAGLAVTIGTDARTTSATSLAREFAVLRESAGWTAEQERLAQEHAGAGAFGNRPADAP
- a CDS encoding fibronectin type III domain-containing protein, yielding MLAALTAVAAALLPAAQAWALAPVPGGVPPRPAAPASPDPSLQAHPLAAAPAPLDNPLKGFARFYWPGSDQNTGYPHSLTWSYFGLSEVMTDPADCSKINWSILDSALNEIASYGNQAAVRFYMEYPDGSGTHPANAIPRCFDGHVPYRTNTRWGTTSPDYDNPYLLDALDDFIAAFGARYDGDPRIGFIHLGLIGLWGEWHTWPYDTDTSGDSYPNHMPTDAHAAQLLRAYDAAFDETKLELRYPDSAGGAATGLDLGYHDDSFCFREGSPLAGVTLPQSLGGAGWAQLQRALNVGAENKWITSSMGGEVRPEIQTSAFASWPGGSGQVDNMKACIELEHTTWKINEQSQGYAADDPDVAAAVRLMGYDLTVDNAYFKNTASGATNVGVRISNHGVAPFYYPWTVTLGLRDSAGTVVKTFDTPWDLRTVMPLKIRAFPDWGVGQDPAYRDYGYPQYFQTGVNLSGVPNGGYQWVMRVRSPLETVSANAKKLRFANATQGADGWLTLGQVTVGSGGGTDTTPPAAPTGLTSPSRTSGSVTLSWTAATDNVGVAGYRVHRGSTEVGTTATTSFTDTGLSPATAYTYTVKAHDAAGNTSAASAPVTVTTLPSSTTGLVLDDFDGNPAYPSAARNDLGKWTGGNCFGNGGGSGVVSGGALALRYANCGWFGSDVHTDLSAYTHLVVRIKGAAGGEQSHFSLGLGGTTKVFGDFTLDGGGHPAITTAYQDIRIPLAANGISRSAPGQLAMGFWYGGNSTVTIDSLTFQ
- a CDS encoding carbohydrate ABC transporter permease; its protein translation is MRAEERSQAAEPPDDTGAARRRRARPRDDRRAAWLFLIPALAGFVIFYGYPTVRGLWYSLTDYNLLSEPAFVGGENYAQLVRDPQFWHSLGVTVYYVVVNIGSQLLLGLLLAALMHRLTRSVALRAMLLLPWLVPNVTVALLWVWLLDADLGFVNHLLKALGFGTVGFLVSPDWALPTIGLVNTWAYTGYTALLLYAGMLQIPPHLYESAALDGAGELRMFRSVTLPMLRPVLALVLVVSLIGSFQIFDTVAVAAGGRGASSAIRVIYYFIYQHAFQYFHMGYASAAALMLALVLGVLTVVQLRLLRASSSDLA
- a CDS encoding carbohydrate ABC transporter permease — its product is MRRMPTLGRLPAWAVLIGALVLTIFPFYWMVRTALTPAADLYADSGSLFPSNPTLVNFQRILGLTSQEEARAAGGSGARIDFARYLLNSVVYSGLIATLQTFFCAMAGYAFARLRFPGRELVFGIVIAALMVPPIFTLLPNFVLVKNLDWVNTFAGMVAPSILMTPFAVFFLRQFFLSIPRDVEEAARLDGNGAWGVFWRIVLPMSRGPLITIGLTTTVWAWKDYLWPLLVGREEETRVLTVALGVFLQQSPNTRPDWTGLMAGSTLSVLPVLILLIFLGRRLVQSLNFSGIR
- a CDS encoding ABC transporter substrate-binding protein, producing the protein MNTTKRAGLALLSLALAGTLAACGSGGGESQGAAAGGKVTLDYWLWDDRQLPAYQACADAFQKAEPNITVKLTQTAWAQYWQNLTTQLAAGQAPDVWTDHGSYYPQFVSSGQILDIQPFVTRDKVDLTQYQEGLADLWVKDGKRYGLPKDWDTVALVYNTTMLAERKVKPEEMAGLTWNPTDGGTLQQVIAKLTVDESGRDGLDPAFDKSKVKVYGFLPEWGDGAQGQNGWGDLAVANGWTYLDKNPWGTRYQYDDPKLAQVIDWYKQLIDKGYAPKFDKQSTLGREAVLNAGKGAMSFAGSWTINTFLGSDADQKFAFAPMPLGPAGVRKTAINGLSDAIFAGTEHKEEAWKWVKFLGSADCQNLVGDQAVVFPAIRTASEKAAAAHEAKGREVRAYLDPTETRGGTFLLPITDHGNEISQIVQDAIQSIVLGQIGTAEGLKQANDQVNALFT
- a CDS encoding glycoside hydrolase family 36 protein, with translation MPLLVELAGRTVALEPTGSEPPQQIEGGVVLPPGRVAVLHGLGDALFYRHGQNSWSPCGWRRLSEPPLRIADPRRRITADDPVWDDPARHHSSAVAALQGDDGRVLLLGALGIGTPRLTGDRDTLAGWYEDDGAPWFLAYGDEEEVFGAYTRALADRLGTGGRRAGNVWCSWYAYYEGITEPGLAKDIDALNGLPFDVLQVDDGWEEMVGDWEPNAKFPSGMRALADRIAAAGMTPGLWLAPFIVLPGSRTARERPELLLRDERGEPVVAGHNWGTGYWALDLSKAEALDHVERLVRRVVHEWGFRYLKLDFINAGAAPGVRQGGLGREQAYRRALELIRRTAGEEVYLLGSGAILLPSLGLLDGLRSGPDVAPMWQNYASDDPSDAMARNAVVNTLHRLWHAPLAEVDPDVVYFRSRLNLLSDQQLGWLRDLATVCGFRAVSDPPGWLRAEELAEMTAYLSARPAVVRKGRYVFAIDGREVDFGPAVAPDGQWYPIS